In the genome of Drosophila kikkawai strain 14028-0561.14 chromosome 2R, DkikHiC1v2, whole genome shotgun sequence, the window ATGGAAGCGAAGACACAGCTCCTGGAGGCCGCACGGAGCCGATTGGCCGCCTGCCAGAAGCAACTGTGCTGTGCCCGGGAGGACTACGAGAAGACCAAGCAGGCGGCCTACAAGGCAGCCTGTGCCGCCGTGGAGGCCAAGCAAAAAGCCGCCTCATCCCAGTGCTCTCGTTCCGGCGCTAAAAGGTCACAAAGAAGAAACCGTAATTGTCCTAATTCATCCTAGCAATATATATCTTATACAATTTACTATTTCAATTCAAATCTCTTtgttttaaaaagatttaacGATTATTTAACAAGTttctgtaaataaaataatttatattttcttaaattgtaAGCTTAAAGGCGTTGTAAAGCTAAGTTGTTTGCCGGGTAACGTAAGCATTCAATTCGGCGATATCACCGACAGGTGTTCCTCCTATAAGATCGGGTAGCACGCTCATGGGAAGCTATAAAAGCTCCTTTCAAGAATGGGAGCCATCAAAATGATTTCACTTCCCCAAGTGTAAAGGTAGTACCTTTTAATAGCGATCGCCTGGCTTAGCAGCCTGTCCTTTCCCAGTGGCTACTTCATTGGTTACTTCTCTTGATGGTGCCACTCCTGGTCCAGAGGGTGGCTGTAGTACTGCTCCTCGCCCTCCATTGGGCACGTCTCCTCCCTTTCCCAGCGCCAAATATGCGCCTATTAGAGCCCAACAGTCcacctttaaatatttataattgttatattattatcaatatttttaagtacgaATCGGATTCGATCTTCAATATATAACATGATATTTTGCATTTCCTTTATCTTTGCACAAAACTGacccacatacacacacgtCAGATCGGGAGTGATATCCTCCCTGCCTATATTTCTGGTTTTCACTCGATTCCGAGCGAGTTCTGTTTGCCCTCTCTCcatggcttttttttttaattagccGCCGCCGGCGAACAAATCTGACCGAAAAACAGGAAAAGGGTTTCagttgctgcttctgctgctgctgctgctgctgggtccTTCAACCCGGCCTGAAAAAgattgaaaaattataaaaacgaaGATCTTGCGGAATACAagaaaaattgaaaaccagaTCTGACAAGAgtatgggaatgggaatgagCAAGGGattgggatcgggatcgggatcgggatcgagGACTGGGGCAGGTAGGCTCGCCTCGGCTCGATGTCTTCCCCAAAACACTCCCCTCGAGTGAAAGAGATTCGGCATGATTTAAACGGGAAAGACAAGaataaccaaaaaataaaaaaaatgaactaCTGAAAtccaaaaaagagcttttacttACCAGACAATTTGTGTTTATTAGTGAGCGGATGAAGTTGACACCGAAAGACCCTTACAAGTAGAACAAGCCCTTATTAGTACACACAAAAAAACGCCTAGACCAACGAATTGTATCTTGATATTGAggatttaaactattttttacatttaaaatgctCACTAATATAAACGTTTTAGTTTATCACAGATTAatgtacattttattttatattttacatttacatttaatacacattttgtataaattataaattaaaaattagtttattaatataataaaataacccTTTCTTTTTAGAACTCATGAAACCCAAATTTGCTAACAACTAAGGAAGTCGCCCTTTCCGGCGTAGGGTGCAGACTGCGCTGCCGACTGCGCTGCTCTTTTGCCGCACTCTTATTAATTGAGTGAACATGTCCATTTTTGGACAGCCCGCCAGACGAGCAGGGAAATTACaataccgaaaaaaaaataagaataaatatcgaaaaagCAAGCCCAAAACAGAGCGCAATCAAAAGTAGCCAGATtttgtcattaaaaaaaataacaataacaaatcagcaaacacacacagcctTACGTCGATTCCAGGAGCAAGACGTAACGTAAGGAGACGTAATGAAACCATGCGGTCGCAACATGTTCCATGTTCGCTACGAGCGAGATGGCACTAGGATTAGGCGCAACAGGCCGGCAGTGAAAGCGAACTGCGAGCGAGAGCGGGATGGCGCCAACCGCTGTGGCTGGCTAATAGAAATGCGACAACAAATAGCACCGGGCAGTTGACTacaggagagagcgagagagggagaCGGCGAACAGCTGTGCAAGAGCATACACGTTCGAAGCAGCGCTGCTGACGTCGCCGTCGCTCTGCGCTCGGGAAGCTACTCCCAGCGTTAGTTTTACAGTCTTTACATTTTAGAGTTTACAGTTGATCGTGCCTCGTGCGCCGAAAGTTAAAGAAAGTATCGTAccaatgatatttttttatcaaaaaatatcatgaacatttttaaaatatcaccAGTAGACTCAGCAATTCCAGAAAAGTGGGAAAAATTTAgaggaaaaatagaaaaacagcAACCGAACAGTAACTGTAAAACAAGGCAAACCCTTGAGGAAATCAAAAGTCAAGAGGAGCGAACGACAAGTGCAACGAAACTCGGTCAAGTGTTAAGAgaaattccaaataaaaacCTAATGAATTCTAATTCGTGATCGGCGTGTGTcggtgtgccagtgtgtggcTGTGTGCGAGAGCTAAACTCACCGATACTTTTAACACCTACCGATTTCCAGTTCGACGCGTGTTTCACACATTTCCAGCATCGTAGGAGCGttcacccaaaaaaaaaaaaatgaataaaaaataaaacaaaaccaaaataagTAAACGCGCGAATTATATCTTTTACACGTGTCTGCGGCATCGCTGATTCATGGATTCTTTTTTGGCtgccaaaaaattaaagacaaTTAAGCAAATTTTCCACAATCGATTAACATTGAAATTAGGCAACGCCAAAAGCAAAACGTGTTAATGAAAATCAGCGGCCAAAAAAAGAACGCCGGGAATTTCTGTAATCGTTGACGGAAGCTAAACTTCATGTCATGATTTTATAATCGACAGTGGCAACCGGAAAACGAATGCAATCTCAGGTAAAACACAGGTGTTGGTAAAGCTAGCCCAGGAAACacctaaaaatgtaaaaaaaaaatgattaagaAAACGGAAGTACCAAAATTAGGACTATTGAAGAATTTATGTTAAGTCGGATAACAATTTAATagaataaaatgtaaaacagtttaaataaagaagaagTATTATTCCCATTGTTAAGAATACACCAGATTTTACTTGCTCCAGTTCTATCGCctatgcttttgttttttttacacGTACCCAATGTGTAAGAGAAAAATCTAAAGCCATTCATATTTTCACCAAAAAGTCTCAAGCCCCCTTTTTTGTACGTACGAAgctcaatttcaatttgattaatCAATAAACGCCACTAAAAGTACAACGAAAAGTACGAAAGAGGCGGGAAACTAAAGCAGCGGGGCCGAAAAGCGCCCGaggaaaaggaggaggaggaagaggaaagagagagatgatgatgatgaagaagAGGCTAATTGATAGTAGCAATAGTAGCGGCTGCGCTGCGGCAGAGAGCGGGCAGCGCAGCGACGCCCCAAGAAGGAAGCCGAGAAACCGTTACAATATGCGACAAAGGAATGTGTCACAgtgaaaaaatcaaatcacaAACGTAAACGTAACGGCGCAAGCATCGGCCTGCTCCGTCAGGCAGCGACTTGAGTCAAACATGTTCGAGGCAGCGCTGCGGACGTCGACAGAGCGACGATCGCAGCtttcaattttaaacaattttaaatcttttttcaGTTCTCTTTTGGTGCTCGATCGTGACGGTATTtactaaatattattaatttagcTTTTAAGGAGTGACTGCCGAAAACTCTGCCTATTCcaaccacacacacagtcTCCCCAACCGCGTTGCAAAGTGCTCAATCTGTACCGGATCTCGCTCTCTCCGTCGCTGCCTCTGCGTGCCGgccgcgagtgtgtgtgtgtgcgggcgTTATTGTGCATGTTTccggtggtcgaaaaaaaccAGAAACAGAAATCAAGAATAATAAAACACGATAAAGAGTGTCAAAGCAACTGGAACTTTGAACGCTTGTGTGTGAGTTAGGTGCATCTCGCGTAACAACAATAATTGCATTTATCGGCTGGCGCCAGcttcaatttaattataaataacatcaacaaaatagcacgcacacacaaacgCTTGAAAAGTCAAAGTAGGCGGTTATGGCCGCCCCTCGCTCGCTCTCCCTGGGGCATCACGCGCGCCGGTACAAAGTTAAAGTTCGCTGGggaacacacacaaacacgaGGGCGCATACATTGCACTAAACTAATGGAGCCCGGCTTTGTTTTTGTGCccagaaacagaaaacagagaGAGGAAAAAAATCAATACTCGTTATGGGATTAAATTTACCAAgctaataaataacaaaagacAAAAACTATAACAAGAGCGtaaaaagcattaaaataaACTCGAATAAACAGAGTCTTTCTTATCGCCAGAAGGGGCCAATGTTCCTTAGGAACTTTGAGCTTTCATTAAGAAGAGATTATAAAAGATTATAAATTAtgtaaagtaataaaaaatgaCTGCGATTCCTGTTCAACTTTCTGCTACATTGCAAGGACATCTGTTCACATCTTACCGGGCAGCATTAGATCTTTTTGAGATACCTCTAATACTGTCAGGTAAAGATGTCGTCCGTGTCCTTAACCATCtgtaaaaaaacaacaactaaaaaCCAACAAATGCCTCAAATAATACCGAGAAAAACGAGTTTTACAATTGTGCGTAAGCGTAAAGGCGATCGGAAGGAAGGAGGAGTGAAAACCGCGGGATCGGGATGCGGACAAGCGGCTGAAAATTGGTCataaattcttattttttgcaGCAGCCGAGCGACGCGTTTTGGGATGACAtcagttaaaaaatgtataaaaaagaaagagaaaaaaccGGAGGAGAGAGATCGTTCCCAATTCCCATTTTCAATTCCCGGACCCCTGCGGCGAGTCTGCAGGTAAACACTATACAGTGTACATCTGAAAGAGGGAACAGTTTGAGACAAATTGTTAaaaggatttatttatatttaaaaaatattaatcaaaaaggtataacaatattttataacaaaattataaatataactttttaatGGATATATTAGGAGTTTAAAAACAACTACGGCTTAGAATATTACCACAAAAAACTCATTTATACATTatcaattaatatatattgctTAACTAGTTCTCAATTTCTTGTAAAGTTTTTCCCAATGACTTTTTATGAACTCACTAATATAtactattattttaatattggtTAGTACATTGCATATCCACTATATCGTGTATgtattgtaaaaaaaagaggggGAAAGATTGCTAGCGAAGaacctataaaaaatatattttatggttcCGCTCGCTTCTTGCTGTTCTTCTGAGCATTTAGCAGAGGCTAGTTCGCTGGTTTCTTAATTTCATCGCGGCATCATTTAGTGACAAAAATTGTCTTCTTTTATGATGATACCCTCTCGCTGGAACCCTCCCCCCTCCAACCACCTTTATCCGTTCAAATTTACGATTATAGTCAAACTACTAGCCAAggcaaagcagcagcaggttgagtttcgtttcgtttcatttggtttcttttttttcacttcGCTGCGGCATCTAAATGCTCATAATTTGAAATTAGAGAAATGTGAAATAAGAAACCGCAGCCataatcaaataattaaatgcttATAAATTGCCGAAACGTGATCGGGGAAAACGCAGCTTGAAATATTATGATTTAATCGAGGACATGTGCTTATGGTTAAGCGTAATTGGGCGGAACTTTCAGATACATACAGACATGTGTTCAAGAAATTGATCGTACCTGTTTGAGATAGACTAAGATTTTACAAAGACTATagttaattataaaatcaattattttagaatttcagttaatgggttttttgtttagaataATAATGTCTTAACGTACATAATTTTCTCTCTTAAAAATCGATCTTTAAGGCTAAATACGTACTAATAACTTTAACAATATCAGTTGCACTGGCGTCGATTTAAAACTTTGCACCCGATCAAGGAAGTGTCCTTATCTCACATCTTACTTACTTCTGGCTTTCATAATTTCCACTCAAGTCATCCACTCGAACTCTTACAACATTCAAAGTTATTGATAAGCATGGCCCAGACTTAGATAACGCTTGGAAGCTGATCCCAGCCAGAGATTGTATTTAAGGGCTCTCTATATCTCCTTTTTTCCACACAACACATCAATGTGCTGTTGAGTCTGTAATAACagataaaacaaatataaattccaGCGCTTGCCACCTGGCAAACAAGCGACTTAATTGTCAAGAGTGTCCAGAGTTACAGTCACACTGTATATACTACGTatagaataatatatatgatatgACAAGAGAGACTGGGTTTATTTAGAGTTCCAACGACAACAGAGAGATATATGAGCAGGCAAATACAATGGCACGTATGTACGAGGAGAGCGCTGAAGGAATATAGGGATCGTAAAACAGTTTACAGggcttttaaattttacagtTTCTCGGCATAGTGGGTATTGTTTCTTGGGGTTTCTAGCTCGGACGGGGGTTAATCTAATCAGGAAAACGAAAAATGCGTTAGTCTCGGTCTGGTCTGGTCGAAGCCAACACGATCCCCGAGAGGCGGAACGACCAACGTAACCAGAACGAATATAACACCTGTTAATGAACTTAGCAGCGGCTCTAATGAAATGTGCACACCTTGCCTCTCCTACTCCTCTACTCCTTCCTCGCCCCCCTTCAAACGCCTGCTGTTGTCAGGTCGTAAACTTAACCCATTCGGTCTCATTTTCAATAAAAGGCtgcataaatcaattaaagccACGGGGTCCCTGGCCCTTCTCCCTTGGCTTGGGCTTCTGACCCTCCGCCCGCCTTGAATAATGCATAACTGGCTAATCCAATGCCTTGCCATTACACCACCAGTAATATATTCTCGATTAGAGTTCGTGGTAATCCAAAAGGGGCGGCCACGTAATGAATCATTTCTTATAATTAAGTCCATCAAAGAGCTTTGACTGTTTGAGAGCCACGACTGAGTCAAGTCAAGTGCTTAGGCGAGTgcttgttatatattttagtattcCCAATAAATCTATTTCCCCTTTAGTTATTTCTAGAATTCTGCTATTTCATAATTCCCTCGAAAAATGCGAAGCAGTCTAACGGTCAAATAAATGCCTCCAAACTGCCAAGTCAGCAATCGTGTGACAATTTCACAAGCAACAACTAATTGCGGGCGTGTGGTGGTGTTGGCCAATCTACAATTTAAATCGGGCAATAGAGGGTCCAGTTCTCAGATAGGAAAACACTTCAGAGGCCGACCCAGCGGCGCTGAAAGAGAGAAGTGCTTGGCGGTTATGTATCGATGGGGCGAGTGTTAATCGGAATAGCGTCGAGAACACTTGATATCCACATGGCGCTCCGCAAGATAATGTCCACCACATGGAGTCAAATCTACCCCAACACCACCGCAACTCCTagcatagaaaaaaaaaaccagccGACTACGTTAAATACTTGCTATTCCAATATCTGTTTTAACTTTTACTTCTGTAAAACCTGTTTAAACTTTTTCCTATATCTTCTAGCAATCCATCTAAGAAGCATCCCAGAAACCAAAAAATCTCCTATACTCATACCCTTTAAACAAACTTAAGATCAAATGTATAATACCCTCTGGAAAGGGTATATAAAAAACCAATAAAGATCGATTCAAAGTCACACAAAAGCAAAACCATTTCAGGCAGCCAAGTTCGATCATCGATTCTGTCAGTGGCCAGGGGCGAAAAtgttgaaattaatttcatatgGCTGCATATCTCACCTCCGACATCTGATTTGTTGTGTGAGCGTGTGTGAGTATGGGAAAAGATAGTTCCAGGCTTGGCATACTGAGATTTCATTAGTAATTATTTGTAACTGATTGAAAAAACCAATCAGCGTTGACCAATAACTTTCCTTAGAAGGTTCCCTAAAAAGTTAATCAGTATTATGAATTCCAGGAACAGACTTTAGAAAATTGGAAGAAGAAAAGACCTCCCCCACTCATAAAGTACTTCATATATAAATGGAATATATGGAGAGCTACTACTATATCTAATCGCGATTCTCAAATGCGTTGAGAGAGTATCTAATCGTGCCTGGCTATGGAGATACTATACGTGGACAGTCTCAACCCGCACCATAGAAATGTTTTTCCCCAAGGGATTAGGTTTTACTcgtaagaaaagaaaactgatTTGGATTgtatatcaatatataaaatataaatagctGGAAACTAACCAAAAATGAGTGTAGTTTCTGTAAATTGTTGTATATATTTGATTACCTTTAAACCTTACATAATAAAgtaccaataaataaatacttttaagcaTATTTATCTGtcttttcctatttatttctgtCCCCGATCATATCTCAGCCCAGCAACAAACAATGGGGGAATGGAGGGGGGAGGGAAAGATTGTGACTGGCCTGGTGGGGCACTGGCCCTGGAAATGAGCTCAAATCAAAATATTGAGCATGATTTATAAATTACGGACTGTAATATAATACGCCTTGAcatgataataaaaaaaaaggggagaaACCGAAGAAAGGCACCACGGAGGAGAGGCGATGAACTGCACCGATACACCCCAGCGCAGCACCGAGAGTGTGGGGTTAAAGAGGGGGCAATGAATGGGCGTAAATCAATTAAAGGCTAACAAAGCAATCAAGCTAGATTAATAATGTAGAAGACGATGGCAGGCTCGGGGCCCATGAATGACTTATGCGAAGTCATGGCAGTGTCAATCGGTGAATTGATTGTGTCACAGTTAAGGagaaattaccaaaaatgcagccaacatcatcatcatttctCACTTTTCAACGGGTTCCGTAGCAGCAGCTAGTATGTCGCCTAATGAACTTGCCCCAAGAAGATCCCGGTAACTGGAGTGAACTGAAACTCGAAAAGCATATCTTTGTTTCGCCTTTTTTTACTCTGTTTTGTGCATTAATTAGTTAGACACTAATTTCCAATTCCGATTTCAGTCATGCAAATGTTAATTGACCACTTAACTTAAAACTTCATAATGATCGTTAATAATCGCGCGAAAGGAGGGAGCGCAGAGCTACGACAACTGTAACCAAAAGAACAGGTTCAAAAGACCTTCACTAGCCGCAGTCCGAAAAGCTCGTAAAAGATATGCTGCAGCCACATGGTGGAGTTACCTTTGAGAGGCTTATGTGGAACCGAACGAGCCTGGGGCCCGTAACTGTGCCTTAACGATCTTCTCAGCTAGCTCATTTACTATATACCTAAGAGACCTCGTGGCTTAATCTTTGGagttttgatattttgtaACCGACATGTAAAatagtatacatatatgtaaaagGTGTTTTaagaactttaaatatatcatatttaagaaaaaatacaatatgTTTGTTAAATAGAAATGGTTTCATAAAACtctaataatatatttaaacaatataGCTGGCAAAGCATaattagagagagagagaggagttCCAATTGAATGCAGTTTTATAGCTTtgatttccctttttcttttagttAGGGAATTCAATTAGGCATGGCCTGCCCGAAATCCCCATCACACAGTTATCTTAATTGATCTGGAACTGGAAGTGCAAGCTCATGGCGCATAATCAAGGGCAATGAAAGCTATTTCCTGCTGGCCCAACTTGATTGCATTGATTGCACGgaggcaggaggaggagatgtGTCCATGTGACTCGTGCCGGCATAACAATGCCGCCAGTAGAGAGTCTCCTAGTCACCCAGCTAACAGCTCCCAGTCGCCGTTTTCCAGTTACCAGTTACCAATTCCAGTTCTTAGTTCCCAGTTGGTAAAGCTAGCGAAACTAACTGAGCGCCTCTTGGCCACAGGTAATTGAACGCTGGCCCCACTCCAAGCCACTTCACCTGAGCTACTGTGCACGCCTGCTCTTTAGCAGACAACACAGAAAGAAATGATTGAATAGTTCTAAATATCATTTCAATGAATCAGAATTGTTGTATTTTTCCACAAAGCAACATAGATGCACTCCAATGTTcgtatttcaattaattttggaCATCGAATTCTTCATTCTTCTTCATCTTTTTCAGATGCCACGGTGGTTGTAACGATGACAAAGTCATCTGTGCACTCTACTAACTCAACACAAGTCCAACAGCACCTGGGAAAAGGATCTTCTACAGATATGTGTGTGTCCTCACTGCACTGTGCGAAGGGCAGTGGTATCTGACAACTAATAAGGAAACCACAAGGATTGAATCATTGTTAAATActtagaaataaaaaacgcTTTAAAATTACTCACTACATATTAAAGCCCTCGCCATCTTTGTTTTCACAACGTATAACGCCGCACGTCTTTTCGTCCTGAATGAATTGGCCGACTTCGAGTTCCACATTGTCTTTCGTTTTGCAGCCATTGGCTAACAAGAGTTTAAGGTCTCAATTAAGAATCGTTCATCTAAAggttattttactttaaagtaCCTCCTTTTTCCATCTTTAAGAAGCTCACTAGGGTCCTTGAATAGACCACGCATAATGCAATTATCAGTATGGTCGAC includes:
- the LOC108076272 gene encoding uncharacterized protein, translating into MHYLSTILIIALCVVYSRTLVSFLKMEKGANGCKTKDNVELEVGQFIQDEKTCGVIRCENKDGEGFNMYCQIPLPFAQCSEDTHISVEDPFPRCCWTCVELVECTDDFVIVTTTVASEKDEEE